A single Corynebacterium resistens DSM 45100 DNA region contains:
- the murD gene encoding UDP-N-acetylmuramoyl-L-alanine--D-glutamate ligase, with protein sequence MIVTNSRPISDPQRAVEVMRHKPVLVAGAGVAGRGVITMLKALHAEQVTVADDNSGLADVNVEKAIELIKAGAFEMVITSPGWAPSSPLLVAAAENSVAVIGDIEAAWLADQAEAFGPPRTWVAITGTNGKTTTTAMLTAMCVADGRAAVAVGNIGVSPALALTAENRGEPRADILVAEVSSFQLHWAPTFAPEVGCVLNIAEDHLDWHGDLAGYAGDKARVLRAKHPVFSLDDAHVMSFYDPSRETPASGFTSGDVREAIAASHLVSSGDTISQTSLPQVVGVHNGAIVIARAEPTGGQLEMTELAPAAGISPPGPAGIADASAAAAMACALGVEPSAIAQALSAFRVQAHRGQVVCERGGVSWVDNSKATNPHAAVGALRGQRNVVWIAGGQLKGASVAELIAETKDGIKAVVALGVDRQEIADEMQAQAPDTPVALVAATDPEQAMEEVVRVCARYAEAGDTVVLAPAAASLDMFTGMAQRGDLFAQYAAQVELP encoded by the coding sequence ATGATCGTGACCAACAGCCGCCCCATCAGCGACCCACAGCGCGCAGTGGAAGTCATGCGCCACAAACCTGTGCTTGTCGCGGGCGCCGGAGTGGCCGGTCGCGGCGTCATCACCATGCTGAAGGCACTGCATGCCGAGCAGGTAACTGTAGCTGATGACAACTCCGGGCTCGCAGATGTCAATGTCGAAAAGGCCATCGAACTGATCAAAGCCGGCGCTTTTGAGATGGTCATTACCTCTCCTGGCTGGGCTCCATCATCCCCTTTGCTGGTGGCAGCGGCTGAAAACTCGGTTGCTGTCATCGGGGACATCGAAGCGGCGTGGCTGGCGGATCAAGCAGAAGCATTCGGGCCACCGAGGACGTGGGTCGCGATTACCGGCACGAACGGTAAGACCACCACGACTGCGATGTTGACGGCGATGTGCGTTGCTGATGGTCGCGCTGCAGTCGCAGTCGGGAACATCGGGGTTTCCCCTGCACTGGCGCTGACCGCGGAAAATCGTGGCGAGCCACGTGCGGATATCCTCGTTGCCGAGGTCTCCAGTTTCCAACTTCATTGGGCCCCAACGTTTGCGCCTGAAGTGGGCTGTGTACTCAACATCGCTGAAGACCACCTTGATTGGCACGGCGACTTGGCTGGCTACGCTGGGGACAAGGCGCGTGTCCTGCGGGCTAAACACCCGGTTTTTTCTCTTGATGACGCCCACGTCATGTCCTTTTACGATCCCAGTCGGGAAACACCGGCATCTGGGTTCACATCTGGTGATGTCCGTGAAGCCATTGCAGCTTCGCACCTTGTATCCAGCGGAGACACCATTTCCCAAACCTCGCTGCCACAGGTGGTGGGAGTACACAATGGTGCCATCGTCATCGCTCGTGCCGAACCTACCGGGGGGCAACTAGAGATGACGGAACTGGCACCTGCCGCAGGTATCTCGCCTCCGGGTCCAGCCGGAATTGCAGATGCCAGTGCAGCTGCGGCCATGGCTTGTGCGTTAGGGGTGGAACCTTCTGCAATTGCGCAGGCACTTTCGGCTTTTCGTGTTCAAGCGCACCGCGGTCAAGTGGTTTGTGAGCGTGGTGGAGTGTCGTGGGTGGATAACTCCAAAGCCACGAACCCTCATGCCGCAGTGGGAGCTTTGCGTGGACAGCGCAACGTTGTTTGGATTGCAGGTGGGCAACTCAAGGGAGCCAGCGTTGCCGAACTCATTGCCGAAACTAAGGATGGCATCAAGGCAGTCGTTGCGTTGGGCGTCGACCGACAAGAGATCGCCGACGAAATGCAAGCGCAAGCGCCCGATACCCCAGTGGCCCTGGTTGCGGCGACCGATCCTGAACAAGCTATGGAGGAAGTTGTGCGCGTCTGTGCCAGATATGCTGAGGCAGGGGATACCGTCGTGTTAGCACCCGCTGCAGCTTCCCTAGATATGTTCACCGGGATGGCACAGCGCGGAGATCTTTTTGCCCAATACGCTGCACAAGTGGAGTTACCATGA
- a CDS encoding UDP-N-acetylmuramoyl-tripeptide--D-alanyl-D-alanine ligase: MIELTVGKIAEITGGELVDGADPDTKVLGPVEFDSRRIKPGGIFMALPGAQVDGHDYAASAAEQGAALLVVGKRVGAPALVAPSVELRQEASNASAFEHDTQGHGAAVLAAIDRLARFNTDALVAEHGMTVVGVTGSAGKTSTKDLIGAILREAGPTVAPPGSFNNEIGLPYTALRAEEGTKYLVSEMSARGVGHIRHLTEVTPPNIGVVLNVGSAHLGEFGSRDAIAQAKGELVEALPENGLAVLNADDDKVAAMAARTHARVVRFSTSQETCEWAGREVAVDYYASDIQLDEVARARFALHHPYGDPVAVELGVFGAHQVSNALAAAAVGMECGMSATDVARALNGHVAASVNRMDVRTRARDGVTIINDSYNANPESMRAGIDALAYTASGRDGAESWAVLGQMGELGDDATEAHADLGHSLSQRRIRHAVIVGNGVNQQALAHAAREDGVDTHVVEDADAAVNFLDLSLRKSDVVLVKASYSDGLWAVAEGLLLGEEEGA, from the coding sequence ATGATTGAGCTAACTGTTGGAAAAATCGCCGAAATTACCGGCGGAGAATTAGTAGATGGCGCCGATCCGGATACGAAAGTTTTAGGGCCGGTAGAGTTCGACAGCCGCCGAATCAAGCCAGGAGGCATTTTTATGGCCCTCCCTGGTGCTCAAGTGGACGGGCACGATTACGCGGCCTCGGCCGCCGAGCAAGGTGCAGCGCTGCTCGTGGTCGGGAAACGCGTGGGTGCGCCCGCGTTGGTTGCACCGAGTGTGGAGTTGCGCCAGGAAGCCTCCAATGCCTCCGCCTTCGAACACGATACGCAGGGTCACGGCGCTGCGGTTCTGGCTGCGATCGACCGGTTGGCACGTTTTAATACCGACGCCCTCGTGGCTGAACACGGAATGACCGTGGTTGGGGTCACGGGTTCCGCCGGTAAAACTTCCACAAAAGACCTCATCGGCGCTATTTTGCGCGAAGCGGGGCCAACTGTGGCGCCACCCGGAAGCTTCAATAATGAGATCGGGCTGCCCTATACAGCACTGCGCGCTGAAGAGGGAACGAAGTACTTGGTCTCGGAGATGTCCGCCCGTGGGGTCGGGCATATTCGTCACCTCACTGAGGTAACCCCGCCGAACATCGGAGTGGTGTTGAACGTTGGTTCCGCGCACCTCGGCGAGTTCGGCAGCCGTGATGCTATCGCTCAAGCAAAGGGTGAATTGGTGGAAGCTCTGCCCGAAAATGGGTTGGCGGTATTGAACGCTGATGATGACAAAGTCGCGGCCATGGCAGCGAGGACTCATGCCCGTGTTGTGCGATTCTCCACCTCGCAAGAAACTTGTGAGTGGGCGGGGCGTGAAGTGGCAGTTGACTACTACGCCAGCGATATCCAATTGGATGAGGTCGCCCGCGCGAGGTTCGCTCTGCACCATCCGTATGGCGATCCTGTAGCTGTTGAGCTCGGAGTTTTCGGTGCCCACCAGGTTTCCAATGCCCTCGCTGCGGCTGCAGTGGGAATGGAATGTGGGATGTCCGCAACCGATGTGGCACGGGCGTTGAACGGGCACGTCGCCGCTAGTGTTAACCGCATGGATGTGCGCACGCGAGCTCGCGATGGTGTGACAATCATCAACGATTCTTACAACGCAAACCCCGAGTCAATGCGGGCTGGTATCGATGCCCTCGCATATACCGCTTCCGGTCGTGACGGGGCGGAAAGCTGGGCGGTTCTGGGGCAGATGGGAGAGCTCGGTGACGACGCGACCGAAGCCCACGCGGACCTTGGGCACTCCTTGAGCCAACGCCGAATTCGCCATGCAGTGATCGTGGGTAATGGAGTGAACCAACAGGCCCTGGCACATGCGGCACGCGAGGATGGTGTGGATACCCACGTTGTTGAAGATGCAGATGCAGCCGTGAATTTCCTGGACTTAAGTTTGCGCAAGTCCGATGTTGTTTTGGTTAAGGCCTCGTACTCCGATGGTCTTTGGGCGGTAGCCGAGGGCTTGCTCCTCGGTGAAGAAGAAGGAGCGTAA
- the mraY gene encoding phospho-N-acetylmuramoyl-pentapeptide-transferase, producing MTQIFVAGALAFLVSVFFTPVLIKRFSAEGLGQEIREDGPKSHLKKRGTPTMGGIAILVGITVGYVVAALMGWATTGAGPGVSGILVLGLTLALGGLGFADDYIKLVKGRNLGLNAKAKLVGQFATAIVFGILLLQFPNEHGQTPGSTHLSFIRDIAVFDFNIGPAFIGMVIFLAFIYIVIAAWSNGVNLTDGLDGLASGVTAMVMGTYVLITFWQFRNSCAAGATVGCYAVRDPLDLAMLASAGLGACLGFLWWNAAPAKIFMGDTGSLALGGLVAGLSLTTQTELLMILVGFVFVAEAASVMIQVLCFKATGKRVFRMAPIHHHFENGGWAETTVVIRFWLIAALAAMSGFAIFYGEWLASVSL from the coding sequence ATGACGCAGATTTTTGTTGCCGGCGCGCTGGCATTCCTCGTGTCGGTTTTCTTTACCCCCGTGCTGATTAAGCGCTTCTCCGCCGAGGGGCTGGGGCAGGAGATTCGTGAAGATGGGCCAAAGTCCCACCTCAAAAAGCGTGGAACTCCCACCATGGGTGGTATCGCTATCCTGGTTGGAATCACCGTAGGCTATGTGGTTGCTGCTCTTATGGGTTGGGCAACCACCGGCGCTGGCCCCGGGGTATCCGGAATTCTGGTGCTCGGCTTGACGTTGGCGCTCGGCGGCTTGGGGTTTGCCGATGACTACATCAAGTTGGTCAAGGGGAGGAACCTTGGCCTCAACGCGAAAGCGAAGCTGGTGGGGCAGTTCGCTACCGCCATCGTTTTCGGTATTTTGTTGTTGCAATTCCCCAATGAGCATGGGCAAACCCCGGGGTCCACACACCTATCCTTCATCCGCGATATCGCCGTATTTGATTTCAACATTGGCCCGGCCTTCATCGGTATGGTCATCTTCTTGGCGTTCATTTACATCGTCATCGCAGCATGGTCGAACGGTGTCAACCTGACTGATGGATTGGATGGCCTTGCCTCCGGTGTTACGGCCATGGTGATGGGCACTTATGTACTCATCACGTTCTGGCAGTTCCGTAACTCCTGTGCTGCTGGCGCTACCGTGGGGTGCTACGCGGTACGCGATCCTCTGGATTTGGCAATGCTGGCTTCAGCCGGATTAGGTGCTTGCCTCGGCTTCCTGTGGTGGAACGCTGCTCCGGCAAAGATCTTCATGGGCGATACTGGTTCTCTTGCTCTGGGTGGCCTCGTCGCCGGGTTGTCTCTCACCACCCAAACCGAATTGCTGATGATCCTAGTGGGATTCGTCTTCGTTGCCGAAGCAGCTAGCGTCATGATTCAAGTCTTGTGTTTCAAGGCTACGGGTAAGCGGGTATTCCGCATGGCACCAATCCACCATCACTTCGAAAATGGTGGTTGGGCAGAAACCACTGTGGTCATTAGGTTCTGGCTGATTGCGGCCTTAGCCGCCATGAGCGGTTTCGCCATCTTCTACGGGGAATGGCTGGCTTCGGTCAGCCTGTAA
- a CDS encoding peptidoglycan glycosyltransferase FtsW: protein MTQSLPRRSANGEPRHYRAKDLSDDRLGDRRSREGKENAPASKAARKRLARLATPQLNYLVIMAVTMILTVIGLTMVLSSSMVTSYAGGSSVWAEFLKQAIVVFIGLIGMRFALQLRPVTIRRIAPWLLLFSFLLLIAVLIPGIGVGGEEVGSNSWIRFGPVGIQPSEVAKLALAVWGASILPLARRPGNSLITVPVFMGGTSLILVLVLMQKDLGMMFALAIVVLALFFFSGINTRAIGWSMALLAGLGVIYTLSHNFRSARFTTWLETFRLDFAESSTKSSSYQSHQGILSLSDGGFLGAGLGQSRAKWFYLPEAKNDFIFAVIGEELGFVGAVIVVILFATLGLFGIRTALAQKDPFMRLLAATLTVGVVVQAFFNMGYVVGFVPMTGVQLPLISAGGSSAIVTLVTLGLLANCARHEPEAISSMQHEGRPFIDRLLFLPEPVPHIAGDQRRTERRSTTHVYGEPVTRQRPVGGAMSQDFAKDRERTEQLRERNRRYGGGTRADRYDSARRTKLPEREAPTSDQRRTSRRSVPRNTPRRRS from the coding sequence ATGACACAAAGTTTGCCTCGTAGGTCCGCTAATGGAGAGCCGAGACATTACCGAGCTAAAGACCTTAGTGATGACCGGCTCGGTGATCGCCGTTCTCGTGAGGGGAAGGAGAACGCGCCGGCAAGCAAGGCTGCGCGAAAGCGCTTAGCGCGGCTTGCGACACCACAGTTGAACTATCTGGTGATCATGGCCGTCACGATGATCTTGACGGTTATCGGATTGACGATGGTGCTTAGCTCGTCGATGGTGACCTCCTATGCAGGTGGATCCAGTGTATGGGCTGAGTTTCTCAAGCAAGCCATCGTGGTCTTCATCGGTCTGATTGGAATGCGCTTTGCATTGCAGCTGCGACCAGTGACGATTCGAAGAATTGCGCCGTGGCTGTTGCTTTTTTCCTTCCTTCTGCTCATCGCGGTTTTGATCCCCGGTATCGGTGTGGGTGGCGAAGAGGTTGGTTCGAATTCGTGGATTCGATTTGGTCCAGTGGGTATCCAGCCTTCTGAGGTGGCGAAGCTAGCCCTAGCTGTGTGGGGTGCGTCCATTCTGCCTTTGGCACGGCGCCCAGGTAATAGCCTCATTACTGTCCCCGTGTTTATGGGTGGTACGAGTTTGATCTTGGTGCTGGTGTTGATGCAGAAAGACCTCGGCATGATGTTCGCTCTCGCGATCGTCGTGTTGGCGCTGTTTTTCTTCAGCGGAATCAACACCCGAGCCATCGGGTGGAGCATGGCCCTGCTAGCTGGCCTCGGCGTGATTTATACCCTGAGCCATAATTTCCGTTCCGCGCGCTTCACCACGTGGCTGGAGACTTTCCGCCTTGATTTTGCTGAATCCTCAACCAAGAGTTCCTCGTACCAGTCCCATCAAGGAATCCTTTCATTGTCAGACGGCGGTTTCCTGGGAGCAGGCTTAGGGCAATCACGGGCCAAGTGGTTCTATCTGCCCGAGGCTAAGAATGACTTCATCTTCGCTGTGATTGGGGAAGAACTGGGGTTTGTCGGTGCTGTGATCGTCGTGATCTTGTTTGCCACACTCGGTCTGTTCGGCATCCGGACAGCTTTGGCCCAGAAAGATCCATTCATGAGGCTGCTTGCCGCAACTTTGACGGTGGGTGTGGTTGTGCAAGCTTTCTTCAATATGGGTTACGTCGTGGGTTTCGTGCCGATGACCGGCGTGCAGCTGCCACTGATTTCAGCTGGCGGATCCTCGGCGATCGTCACCTTGGTGACGTTGGGGCTTTTGGCCAACTGTGCCCGGCATGAACCCGAAGCGATTTCCAGCATGCAACACGAAGGGCGCCCGTTCATCGACCGTCTGCTGTTCCTACCAGAACCCGTGCCACACATTGCGGGCGACCAGCGCCGCACCGAGCGTCGCTCCACAACCCACGTTTATGGCGAACCTGTGACGCGCCAGCGCCCCGTTGGTGGCGCAATGAGCCAGGATTTTGCCAAGGACAGGGAAAGAACTGAACAACTGAGGGAACGGAACCGCCGGTATGGCGGAGGCACAAGGGCGGATCGCTACGATAGTGCTAGACGTACAAAATTACCTGAACGGGAAGCACCAACTTCTGATCAGCGACGAACTTCTCGTCGCAGCGTTCCACGCAATACCCCGCGGCGAAGGAGCTAA